The following coding sequences lie in one Bacillota bacterium genomic window:
- a CDS encoding TldD/PmbA family protein — protein sequence MTHSVFQCFYDCIPKSRPWQLLLTICHAKRPPDDLPVAKFPYLYYEDNTEITIIITTENKRSEIKTNILTPEGLREATQQAIAKLAFLPEGEVQPPLVDAPAEIAQDEFNPQLDTAYDVESRAKLVKECLDTLSENYLAYGALTITTSQISVGNSQGIRRFSRNNNASFSTIVAGENGSGYGETQSSRVEDFDFPGAFARAYEKARLNQNPGTLKPGAYTVILEQPAVGGLMTFLSYLGFSGKSVQNQISFLTGKQGVAVFDPRITIIDDYTNENTMRLPFDFEGTPRQQVTIIQQGVAKDLTYDMASAQKAGCPSTGHSVNMPAYGGMPLNLVMTNGKESLSDIIAGTQQWLLITRFHYMNPVNPRTAQLTALTRDGVFTVEKGKITGSVKNMRFTESMLQAFNKIEAVSSDRQRTSFFFGNYYVPALKINDFHFTGNAN from the coding sequence ATAACTCACTCCGTATTTCAATGCTTCTACGATTGTATTCCCAAATCCCGGCCCTGGCAACTGCTGTTAACAATCTGTCACGCAAAAAGGCCACCGGATGATCTTCCAGTGGCCAAATTTCCCTATCTCTATTATGAGGACAACACGGAAATAACGATTATCATCACCACCGAGAATAAGCGGAGTGAAATTAAAACAAATATCCTTACCCCTGAGGGGTTAAGAGAAGCCACCCAGCAAGCGATTGCCAAACTTGCTTTCCTGCCGGAGGGCGAAGTCCAGCCGCCGCTAGTTGATGCACCGGCAGAGATTGCCCAGGATGAGTTTAATCCCCAATTGGATACAGCCTACGACGTGGAATCCCGGGCCAAACTGGTTAAGGAGTGTTTAGACACCCTCAGTGAAAACTATCTGGCCTATGGCGCCCTAACAATTACCACAAGCCAAATCAGCGTGGGAAATTCCCAGGGAATCCGCCGTTTTTCAAGGAACAATAATGCTTCCTTTTCCACAATCGTCGCCGGAGAAAATGGCTCGGGTTACGGAGAGACACAGTCTAGCCGAGTTGAAGATTTTGATTTCCCCGGCGCATTCGCCCGGGCCTATGAGAAAGCCCGGCTTAATCAGAATCCAGGGACCCTGAAACCGGGTGCATATACAGTAATTCTCGAGCAGCCGGCGGTAGGCGGCTTGATGACTTTCTTGTCCTACCTGGGCTTTTCCGGTAAAAGCGTCCAGAATCAAATTAGCTTCCTCACCGGTAAGCAGGGGGTAGCGGTCTTTGACCCTAGAATTACAATCATCGATGATTATACAAATGAAAATACCATGCGCTTGCCCTTCGACTTTGAAGGCACTCCCCGGCAGCAAGTAACAATTATCCAGCAAGGAGTGGCCAAAGACCTGACATATGACATGGCCAGCGCCCAAAAAGCGGGTTGCCCAAGTACCGGCCATTCGGTAAATATGCCAGCCTATGGCGGCATGCCCTTAAACCTGGTAATGACCAACGGCAAGGAGAGCCTATCCGATATTATTGCCGGAACCCAACAGTGGCTGCTTATCACCCGCTTTCATTACATGAACCCCGTCAACCCCCGAACTGCCCAGTTAACGGCCCTTACCCGGGACGGTGTGTTTACAGTCGAAAAAGGTAAGATCACCGGTTCCGTTAAAAACATGCGTTTTACCGAAAGTATGCTCCAAGCATTCAATAAGATTGAAGCAGTGTCTAGCGATCGCCAACGCACCAGCTTCTTCTTCGGCAACTATTACGTGCCGGCACTGAAAATCAACGATTTCCACTTCACAGGCAATGCCAACTAA
- a CDS encoding 4Fe-4S binding protein, with the protein MSYYLKTNRVFTSLKRYAWLFLPVVVLGGLWFPVLGLLLIPVMLTLAVLGFFGGNVWCGKICPHGSLFDQYAALLSRNRPIPKVLRSLWVRIPAFAWFGYMLGMRLMRVAQLWGELNFWDRLGYIFVMNYLVVTIVGTTLALVISPRAWCNFCPMGTLQRISLWLGRITGGNKKTEQMVTIESTDKCHTCATCARVCPMHLEPYRKFNENNQFDSYDCIRCSTCVAYCPADILSLKTRGAAQAQKQAAGNRGYESARTIQSGSAGSRDVVYEVKLINGQEVSRKQTDVEVTQQPEERIIMPGSGRWPLTPTSSFRFPMNSGRISSRFGDSRPGQRTHMGLDIAASRGTPIFAADDGVVTRRSYGSGYGYYLIIDHGNGYSTLYAHISRFPSNIWSGSRVVRGQVIAYVGNTGVSTGPHLHWEVRQNGNPLNPLNFFRYLSSCVSGFCRHSFLGVLDKGSTLL; encoded by the coding sequence ATGTCATATTATTTAAAGACAAATCGAGTGTTTACGTCCCTCAAACGTTATGCATGGCTTTTCCTGCCGGTGGTTGTGTTGGGCGGGCTTTGGTTCCCTGTTTTGGGCCTGCTCCTGATTCCGGTGATGCTCACCCTGGCGGTGCTGGGCTTTTTTGGCGGCAATGTTTGGTGCGGCAAAATCTGCCCCCACGGCAGCCTGTTTGACCAATATGCTGCTCTCTTAAGCCGCAACCGCCCGATTCCCAAGGTGCTGCGTTCCCTCTGGGTGCGGATTCCTGCCTTTGCCTGGTTTGGCTATATGCTGGGCATGCGCCTGATGCGGGTGGCCCAACTCTGGGGCGAGCTGAACTTTTGGGACCGCCTGGGCTATATCTTTGTCATGAATTACCTGGTGGTGACCATTGTCGGCACCACATTGGCGCTGGTCATCAGTCCCCGGGCCTGGTGCAATTTCTGCCCCATGGGCACACTGCAGCGTATTTCCCTGTGGTTGGGGCGAATAACAGGCGGCAATAAAAAGACCGAGCAGATGGTGACAATTGAAAGCACTGATAAATGTCATACATGCGCCACCTGCGCCCGAGTCTGCCCGATGCATTTGGAGCCCTACCGCAAGTTCAATGAGAATAACCAGTTTGACAGCTATGACTGCATTCGCTGCTCCACCTGTGTCGCCTATTGCCCGGCGGACATCCTCTCCCTGAAAACCCGGGGGGCGGCGCAAGCACAAAAGCAGGCTGCAGGCAACCGGGGTTACGAAAGTGCTCGGACAATCCAGTCCGGCAGCGCTGGTAGCCGTGATGTAGTCTACGAAGTTAAATTGATCAACGGACAGGAAGTGAGCCGTAAACAGACCGATGTGGAAGTTACCCAGCAACCGGAAGAGAGAATTATTATGCCGGGCAGTGGACGATGGCCGCTGACGCCAACTAGTTCATTCCGCTTCCCGATGAACAGCGGCAGAATTTCCAGTCGTTTTGGGGACTCCCGGCCTGGCCAACGCACCCATATGGGCTTGGACATAGCCGCTTCTAGAGGCACTCCGATTTTTGCTGCTGACGATGGGGTCGTCACACGCAGGTCTTATGGATCAGGCTACGGCTATTACTTGATTATTGATCATGGCAATGGTTATTCCACACTCTATGCCCATATCAGCCGCTTCCCATCGAATATCTGGTCTGGTTCCCGGGTAGTGCGGGGTCAGGTAATTGCCTATGTCGGCAACACCGGAGTCAGCACCGGGCCGCATCTGCACTGGGAAGTGCGGCAAAACGGCAATCCACTCAATCCGCTTAACTTCTTCCGCTACCTCTCTAGTTGTGTAAGCGGATTTTGCCGCCACAGTTTTTTAGGTGTCCTTGACAAAGGGTCCACTTTACTTTAA
- a CDS encoding pyridoxal phosphate-dependent aminotransferase family protein translates to MPPGQRGQLPLAGWTVNLSEGRLLLIENEGDGHMRVINSHSGAKMIIDGRKITNFTGCSYLGISDQKELLAAAISALETYGSVGQIPRHYNFLAPPYSEAEQAAIEFFDTEAAVFFSAGYLFASMALQGLAPEYDVIFMDEKAHYSVCDGAATANKPVYRFKHTDPDDLARVVSANLKTGQIPLVATDGMFPTYGNLAPLDKYYEIINQHRGWMIVDESHSFGAIGERGRGAIEKFDLPRERVIGGGSMAKAFCAYGAIAVGSRLAIDAILSSPPAKGATAGMTAAAAMTAASLSYVKKHPELLARLRENTKYLKEGLLALGIDVELNDSPAATFTLGTAAEMKKVQAVLMENGICIIYSQYVGAGPEGVLRCSIFADHTKEDLDLLLNSLKHYL, encoded by the coding sequence ATGCCACCCGGCCAACGGGGACAGCTCCCGCTGGCTGGGTGGACAGTTAACCTGTCAGAAGGTAGACTATTACTAATAGAAAATGAGGGGGACGGGCATATGAGAGTTATTAACTCACATAGCGGCGCAAAAATGATTATCGATGGGCGCAAGATTACCAACTTCACCGGTTGCTCATATCTTGGCATTAGCGACCAAAAAGAATTGCTGGCTGCTGCAATCAGTGCGCTCGAAACATACGGCTCTGTGGGACAAATTCCCCGGCACTATAATTTCTTGGCGCCGCCATATTCTGAAGCCGAACAAGCAGCGATTGAATTCTTTGACACAGAAGCAGCGGTGTTTTTCTCCGCCGGCTATCTCTTTGCTTCAATGGCTTTACAGGGACTGGCGCCAGAATATGATGTGATTTTCATGGACGAAAAGGCCCACTATAGCGTTTGTGATGGTGCAGCTACTGCCAATAAACCTGTTTATAGATTCAAGCATACTGACCCGGATGATTTAGCGCGTGTAGTGTCGGCAAACTTAAAAACAGGCCAGATACCTCTGGTTGCCACTGATGGTATGTTCCCTACCTATGGAAACCTCGCGCCCTTGGACAAATACTATGAGATAATTAACCAACATAGGGGCTGGATGATTGTCGATGAGTCCCATTCCTTTGGTGCAATCGGTGAACGGGGACGCGGGGCGATCGAGAAATTTGACTTACCGCGGGAGCGGGTTATTGGTGGCGGCTCGATGGCCAAGGCCTTTTGCGCCTATGGGGCAATCGCTGTGGGCTCCCGGCTGGCAATCGACGCGATCCTCTCATCGCCTCCCGCCAAAGGGGCGACTGCAGGTATGACGGCAGCTGCTGCCATGACTGCTGCCAGCCTAAGCTATGTAAAAAAACACCCGGAGCTTTTGGCCAGGCTGCGGGAAAATACCAAGTACCTTAAAGAAGGGTTGCTGGCCCTGGGAATTGATGTCGAATTGAATGATTCGCCAGCAGCTACCTTTACCTTGGGGACTGCCGCCGAGATGAAGAAAGTTCAAGCAGTGTTAATGGAGAACGGCATCTGCATAATTTACTCTCAATATGTTGGCGCCGGCCCGGAAGGTGTGCTCAGGTGCTCGATTTTCGCCGACCACACAAAGGAAGATCTAGATTTATTGCTTAACTCCCTGAAGCACTACCTATAA
- a CDS encoding FtsX-like permease family protein codes for MIILKIALRNVLQNKRRSLLIGLTLFIISFMLLTSNAAMNGVENQVISGYVNYQSGHVAVLWSEMKDVNTSEPTRFTDSLIGYQQDNRGAKERSVERLLEFLAENEHQVTHAFPAILRPVRFSYGNHQDQLTVYGLTPESARYLQDAKTLEIVAGRLPDADNPGVTVSQRLSDEQGVQIGDRLNLRIASADNDVFIHEARVLGIYANGAGYENSYAFMDNSQARELFAVPEPFFDICRIYLGSAGNASDFAARLDAQLLTENETLRAEDYRQASPFYTNNSRNMKLMFNIFILFMLMVIALGVVSTVRMNLFQRLQEFGTLRAIGYSRWQSYSIIFAEMFLLTAITMAAALACTLVLVTIFGRTGIYVGSALPPMRWAANGSGRS; via the coding sequence ATGATTATACTGAAAATTGCCCTACGCAATGTTCTGCAAAATAAACGCCGCTCGCTGCTGATCGGACTTACTCTGTTTATCATCTCGTTTATGCTCCTGACCAGCAATGCTGCTATGAACGGGGTTGAGAACCAGGTTATCAGCGGCTATGTCAACTACCAATCCGGCCATGTGGCGGTACTGTGGAGCGAGATGAAAGATGTCAACACTTCCGAACCTACCCGGTTTACCGACAGTTTAATTGGCTACCAACAAGACAACCGGGGAGCAAAGGAGCGGTCAGTCGAGCGGCTCCTAGAGTTTTTAGCCGAAAACGAACACCAGGTGACCCACGCTTTTCCGGCGATTCTACGCCCAGTTCGCTTCAGCTATGGCAATCATCAGGATCAGCTGACAGTCTATGGCCTCACACCTGAGTCTGCCCGCTACCTCCAGGATGCCAAGACGCTGGAGATAGTTGCCGGGCGCCTGCCGGATGCCGACAATCCAGGGGTCACCGTCAGCCAGCGCCTTTCCGATGAACAGGGCGTTCAAATCGGCGATCGCTTAAACCTGCGGATTGCCTCTGCAGATAATGATGTGTTTATCCACGAAGCCAGGGTCCTGGGGATTTACGCCAATGGCGCCGGCTACGAAAACTCCTACGCATTTATGGATAACTCTCAGGCCCGGGAGCTCTTTGCCGTGCCCGAACCTTTCTTTGACATCTGCCGGATTTACCTGGGTTCGGCTGGCAATGCCAGCGATTTCGCTGCCCGGCTGGATGCCCAACTGCTAACTGAAAACGAGACCCTGCGGGCGGAAGATTACCGCCAGGCCTCCCCATTTTATACCAATAACTCCCGGAATATGAAGCTGATGTTTAACATCTTTATCCTCTTTATGTTGATGGTAATCGCCCTGGGGGTCGTCAGCACAGTGCGAATGAACCTCTTCCAGCGCCTGCAGGAATTTGGCACTTTGCGGGCCATCGGTTACAGCCGCTGGCAGAGTTATAGCATCATCTTTGCCGAGATGTTTCTGTTGACTGCAATCACTATGGCGGCGGCCTTAGCCTGTACGCTGGTCTTGGTGACAATTTTTGGCCGCACGGGTATCTATGTGGGCTCCGCCCTGCCACCTATGCGCTGGGCGGCGAACGGTTCTGGCCGCAGTTGA
- a CDS encoding ABC transporter permease, with amino-acid sequence MLAVQTSWGDLHFLSPDQVANAEQALSEHNLQTVPRVRVNVALQHELDQGFAMLIGLEPSSNQYQQAVSLDSGAYVARAGEIVLSSLLAESLDVGVGDQIEAATEHTTLPLTVVGVGDVDLLSLFGFAAVYSDIESARQLAGLAPETATDIIGFATTDNAGVVADLQAKLSGFTVSHWEDMGGFVKGGLSMYRAMFILFILVMMVIISILIINLIFMMGIERQQEIGTLRAIGYSKLQVVRIFLAEIISIAALACALGLAAGSALVLALSRVTIEAGPPIDFILGREFTIRYDISLIYPVAAVILIFTLVAALWPAWKASSLDPAETLKEQ; translated from the coding sequence ATGCTGGCAGTCCAGACCAGCTGGGGCGATTTGCACTTCCTCAGTCCAGACCAGGTTGCAAACGCTGAACAGGCTTTGTCGGAGCACAATCTGCAAACTGTCCCCAGGGTAAGGGTGAATGTCGCCCTGCAGCATGAACTGGACCAGGGCTTCGCCATGCTCATCGGTCTCGAGCCCAGCAGCAATCAGTATCAGCAGGCAGTGAGCTTAGACAGCGGCGCCTACGTGGCCCGCGCGGGTGAGATAGTCCTCTCCTCCCTCCTGGCCGAATCCCTGGACGTGGGTGTGGGCGATCAGATAGAAGCCGCCACCGAACACACGACGCTGCCCCTGACGGTTGTCGGCGTTGGCGATGTCGACCTCTTGTCCTTGTTTGGATTTGCAGCTGTCTACTCCGATATCGAAAGCGCCAGACAGCTGGCAGGCCTGGCGCCAGAAACCGCAACTGATATCATTGGTTTTGCGACAACAGACAACGCTGGCGTGGTTGCCGATTTACAGGCAAAGCTGTCCGGCTTTACCGTGAGCCACTGGGAAGACATGGGCGGTTTTGTAAAAGGCGGGCTCAGCATGTACCGGGCAATGTTTATCCTGTTTATTTTGGTGATGATGGTCATCATCAGCATCTTGATTATCAACCTGATCTTTATGATGGGTATCGAGCGCCAGCAGGAGATTGGCACCCTGCGGGCCATCGGCTATAGCAAACTCCAGGTGGTGCGCATCTTCTTAGCGGAAATAATATCCATTGCCGCCCTGGCCTGCGCACTGGGGTTGGCAGCCGGTTCCGCCCTGGTTCTGGCCTTATCCAGAGTCACGATTGAAGCCGGCCCCCCGATTGATTTCATCTTGGGCAGGGAATTTACCATCCGTTACGATATCAGTCTAATCTATCCGGTGGCGGCGGTAATCTTAATATTTACACTGGTTGCGGCCCTGTGGCCAGCGTGGAAGGCTTCTTCCCTGGACCCGGCCGAAACCCTTAAGGAACAATAG
- a CDS encoding erythromycin esterase family protein, whose amino-acid sequence MRKILIILILTLTVSGCSSAAGNYLKENKSTLDMNSPDLELLTPDLADTEIILAGEYHAVAGNFTAKYGLMTTLHKEAGIRYLLCEMGHGIAGLLNQYMETGKAETLDFIFEELKGSGAWSIEHREFWERLREYNLQQPKDERIIVIGIDVEHQFRAALYYLTTLNGADELPLLQDIKLQDWDDFTNFVFELQKERANKPEKYSDALAEDLFYFDDVVENLVNRIAVAEADQQAMYIREQAMYENFLKFHEHLPAGKYFGQFGMAHVFQEQCASDMEGVERLAMYLQRDDSPVRDQVISIAYIYINSKMSSWQNDYRELAVQDQFTDTRPVERQASADFTLFKLNSAESPYAEEPLLIPGPYRGVTTDYFQYVLAIKNSPATTPYGPWE is encoded by the coding sequence ATGAGAAAGATCCTTATAATCCTAATACTGACGCTGACCGTAAGCGGCTGTTCAAGCGCCGCCGGTAATTATCTGAAAGAGAACAAAAGCACTCTGGACATGAACAGTCCGGATCTGGAGTTGCTAACGCCTGACCTGGCAGATACTGAAATAATCCTTGCTGGCGAATACCACGCCGTGGCCGGCAACTTTACCGCAAAATACGGACTCATGACCACCCTGCACAAAGAAGCAGGAATCAGGTATCTTCTCTGTGAGATGGGCCACGGAATCGCCGGACTGTTGAATCAGTACATGGAAACCGGAAAAGCCGAAACATTGGACTTTATCTTTGAAGAATTGAAGGGCTCCGGTGCATGGTCTATTGAACATCGGGAATTCTGGGAAAGGCTTCGGGAATATAACCTGCAACAACCGAAAGATGAACGAATTATTGTTATAGGAATTGATGTTGAGCACCAGTTCCGAGCGGCCCTCTACTATCTGACCACCCTCAACGGGGCCGACGAGCTTCCATTGCTTCAGGATATCAAACTACAGGATTGGGACGATTTCACCAACTTCGTTTTTGAACTGCAGAAGGAGCGGGCAAACAAGCCTGAGAAATACAGCGATGCCCTGGCGGAAGACCTGTTCTACTTCGACGATGTCGTCGAGAACCTGGTCAACAGGATTGCTGTGGCCGAAGCTGACCAGCAGGCGATGTATATCCGGGAACAGGCGATGTATGAGAACTTCCTCAAGTTCCATGAACACCTGCCTGCGGGCAAATACTTTGGCCAGTTTGGCATGGCCCATGTCTTTCAAGAGCAGTGCGCCTCCGATATGGAAGGGGTAGAACGCCTGGCCATGTACCTGCAGCGAGATGACTCCCCGGTGCGAGATCAAGTCATTTCAATTGCCTATATCTACATCAATTCCAAGATGTCCTCGTGGCAGAATGATTACCGAGAGCTGGCTGTCCAAGACCAGTTTACCGACACCAGACCGGTGGAGCGGCAGGCCTCAGCTGACTTTACTCTGTTCAAGCTCAACAGCGCAGAATCCCCCTACGCTGAAGAACCGTTGCTTATTCCCGGACCCTACAGGGGAGTGACAACAGATTATTTTCAATATGTCCTGGCAATCAAGAACTCGCCGGCAACAACACCATACGGACCGTGGGAATAG
- a CDS encoding 5'-nucleotidase → MAETLNDKLVVSISSRALFDLEESNRIYETQGLEAYICYQIEHENEVLRPGVAFPLIRRLLALQAADGSPAVEVVLVSKNDANTGLRVFNSIEHYQLNITRAAFTCNRSPYKYLEAFKTDLFLSADPDDVGLALGRGFAAANILTGLDFQDDETPEIRIAFDGDAVLFSDESEQIFQERGLDEFKRHEAENSHIPMAPGPFKGFLESLNRIQAAYKGQVEAPIRIALVTARNAPSHKRAITTLRHWGVHIDEAFFLGGLDKSPFLKYFRPHIFFDDQKGFCEPASKFVPTGHVPGGVKNQEQK, encoded by the coding sequence ATGGCAGAAACATTAAATGACAAACTGGTGGTCTCTATTTCGTCCCGGGCGCTGTTTGATTTAGAGGAAAGCAATCGGATTTACGAGACCCAGGGTCTTGAAGCATATATCTGTTACCAGATTGAACATGAAAACGAAGTGCTGCGACCCGGCGTCGCCTTTCCGCTGATTCGACGGTTGTTAGCTTTGCAAGCTGCCGATGGCAGTCCGGCGGTTGAGGTAGTACTAGTCTCAAAAAACGACGCCAATACCGGCTTGCGGGTGTTTAACTCTATCGAACATTACCAGCTGAATATTACCCGGGCCGCCTTCACCTGTAATCGGTCACCATATAAATACCTGGAGGCGTTTAAGACAGACCTCTTCCTATCCGCAGACCCCGATGATGTCGGGCTTGCGCTTGGCCGGGGATTTGCCGCTGCCAACATTCTCACCGGACTGGATTTCCAGGATGACGAGACCCCGGAAATCCGCATTGCTTTTGATGGTGATGCGGTGCTGTTTAGCGATGAATCGGAGCAAATTTTCCAGGAGCGGGGCCTGGACGAGTTTAAGCGCCATGAGGCAGAAAACAGCCACATTCCCATGGCTCCTGGACCATTCAAGGGTTTCCTGGAGTCGTTGAACCGGATTCAGGCCGCTTATAAAGGGCAGGTGGAAGCGCCCATCCGCATCGCACTGGTTACAGCCAGGAACGCCCCTTCCCATAAGCGGGCAATCACTACCTTGCGTCACTGGGGTGTCCATATCGATGAGGCATTTTTCCTCGGCGGCTTGGACAAGTCCCCGTTTCTCAAGTATTTCCGTCCCCATATATTCTTTGACGACCAAAAGGGTTTTTGTGAACCGGCCTCCAAATTTGTGCCCACCGGCCATGTGCCGGGTGGTGTAAAAAATCAAGAACAGAAATAA
- a CDS encoding ABC transporter ATP-binding protein produces MRIVSVQNVYKNYQLGKTTVPALRGVNLEITEGEFVSVAGASGSGKSTLLNLIGCLDTPSEGKIQVAGNLVNSLTEGQRNLVRLTVIGFIFQSFNLIPVLNLRENVELPLLIRKDVSATERKKRVDYFIDAVGLSGQAQQKPAEVSGGQRQRVAVARALVTHPKLVLADEPTANLDSKTGIEIIELMQQINREHKTTFIFSTHDPKVMQRASKIYHMEDGVIRREQACG; encoded by the coding sequence ATCAGGATTGTTTCTGTTCAAAATGTATACAAAAACTATCAGCTGGGCAAAACCACTGTGCCGGCTTTGCGTGGGGTGAACTTGGAAATCACGGAAGGGGAGTTTGTCTCGGTGGCCGGCGCCTCCGGCAGTGGCAAGTCAACCCTACTCAATCTGATTGGTTGCCTAGATACTCCCAGCGAGGGCAAAATCCAGGTGGCCGGCAACCTGGTTAACAGCTTGACCGAAGGACAACGAAACTTGGTGCGCCTGACGGTGATTGGCTTCATCTTTCAGTCTTTCAACCTGATTCCCGTACTCAACCTCCGGGAAAATGTGGAGCTGCCGCTCTTGATTCGCAAGGATGTCTCGGCGACAGAACGCAAGAAACGAGTCGACTATTTTATTGATGCAGTCGGCCTCTCCGGGCAGGCTCAACAAAAGCCAGCCGAAGTCTCCGGCGGGCAGCGGCAACGGGTTGCAGTGGCAAGGGCGCTGGTAACCCATCCCAAACTGGTCCTAGCCGATGAGCCCACCGCCAATCTCGACTCCAAGACTGGCATTGAAATCATCGAACTGATGCAGCAGATTAACCGTGAGCATAAGACCACCTTCATCTTCTCTACCCATGATCCCAAGGTGATGCAGAGGGCAAGCAAGATTTACCACATGGAAGACGGTGTTATCCGGAGGGAGCAAGCATGCGGTTAG